CGACTTCGCCTACGGGCCCGCCGCCCGCAACCGCATCGACCTGTTCTTCCCCACCGACGAAAGCCGGGTCGAGCGCCTGGCGATGTTCATCCATGGCGGCTACTGGCAGGGCCTCGACAAGAGCTTCTTCAGCCACTTGGCCGCCGGCGCCGTCGCCCATGGCGTGGCCGTGGCGGTTCCCGGCTACACCCTGTGTCCGGACGTCGGCATCGGCGACATCGTCGAGGAGATGCGGCTGGCGACCCGCGTGCTGTTCGACCGCTTCCGCGTGCCCGTGGCGGTTTCCGGCCACTCGGCCGGCGGACACCTCGCCGCAGCCCTGCTGGCGACCGACTGGGGTGCCAACGGGCCCGTCGTGCCCGGCGCCCAGCCGATCTCCGGCCTGTTCGAGCTCGAACCGCTCATCCACACGAATCTCAACGCCGCGCTCCGGCTCGACGCGGCGGAAGCCGCACGCCAGAGCCCGCTATTCTGGCCGGCGCCCGCCGGCCGCCGCCTGCACGCCTGGGTCGGCGGCGACGAAAGCGGCGAGTTCCTGCGCCAGAGCCGGGTGATCGCCGAGGACTGGGCGGCCGCCGGCGTCGAAACCGCCTGGCACGCCGTCGACGGCGCCAACCACTTCACCGTCATCGCCCCGCTCGCCGATCCCGACAGCGCGATGACGCGCGATCTGGTCGATCTGGCCACCCCGGCATAATCAGGCCCCGCGTAATCGAGCCCGGCGTAATCGGGCCAGGCATAGTCGCGCGGGCTTGCCGCAGGCGCGCGCTTCTGGTCACATCCATCCGACTCATCCGGAGATGCCAATGATCCCCTTCTTCGTCCAGATCAAATGCCACCTCGGCCG
This region of Microbaculum marinisediminis genomic DNA includes:
- a CDS encoding alpha/beta hydrolase, producing the protein MSGIDYEAEYNNRARVPGHPAIIEGWAADAAAFRETAAMEADFAYGPAARNRIDLFFPTDESRVERLAMFIHGGYWQGLDKSFFSHLAAGAVAHGVAVAVPGYTLCPDVGIGDIVEEMRLATRVLFDRFRVPVAVSGHSAGGHLAAALLATDWGANGPVVPGAQPISGLFELEPLIHTNLNAALRLDAAEAARQSPLFWPAPAGRRLHAWVGGDESGEFLRQSRVIAEDWAAAGVETAWHAVDGANHFTVIAPLADPDSAMTRDLVDLATPA